In one Triticum urartu cultivar G1812 unplaced genomic scaffold, Tu2.1 TuUngrouped_contig_63, whole genome shotgun sequence genomic region, the following are encoded:
- the LOC125530417 gene encoding RNA demethylase ALKBH10B-like isoform X2 — MTTPAAGAPGSPVAAPDQVAARDAVIGWYRGEFAAANAVIDALCGHLAQIGGADYDAVFAALHRRRLNWFPVLHMQKFYSVADVAAELRRVSEARAAAAAAYSEEEAASTVIHEPMDELVVTVAAEPDPEPEREHEPIPEAQPDVSVNPVVAVHPVAADHEPEADGEDSSGDSSERKAASTEDDAAHDGHNTDQGSQGGHSLPESYPICSDHDECIARPERIKIQKGFMAKESVKGHMVNVVKGLKIYEDVFTTMELMKVADFINEIRQAGRNGELSGETFIFFNKQIKGNKREIIQLGVPLFQHTTEETNCHIEPIPVVLQAVIDHLVLWRLIPESRKPNSVIINFFDEEEHSQPYFKPPHLDNPISTLLLSETSMAFGRSLVTDSNGNYKGPLTLSLKQGSLLVMRGNSADMARHVVCPSSNRRVSITFVRVRPSTPVDLSPLPSPTKAMTLWQPPPTAATAGMQKPPHGSNGAIIGYCPAPQAMLAPAWGMAVRAAPVMMVAAPARPMVMAPSSNINKRMGRGGTGVFLPWTVGPKRYNKHLPPRIQKRRFSAMMSPIESQG; from the exons ATGACGACACCGGCGGCGGGGGCCCCGGGGTCACCGGTGGCGGCGCCGGATCAGGTGGCGGCCAGAGACGCCGTGATCGGGTGGTACCGCGGCGAGTTCGCGGCCGCCAACGCCGTGATCGACGCGCTCTGCGGCCACCTCGCGCAGATCGGCGGGGCCGACTACGACGCCGTCTTCGCcgcgctccaccgccgccgcctcaaCTGGTTCCCCGTCCTCCACATGCAGAAGTTCTACTCCGTCGCCGACGTCGCCGCCGAGCTCCGCCGCGTCTCCGAGGCccgcgccgccgcggccgccgcctacTCCGAGGAGGAGGCCGCGTCCACGGTGATCCACGAGCCCATGGACGAGCTCGTCGTCACCGTTGCCGCGGAGCCGGACCCCGAGCCCGAGCGCGAGCACGAGCCGATACCGGAGGCGCAGCCCGACGTCTCCGTCAACCCCGTCGTCGCCGTCCACCCCGTCGCGGCGGACCACGAGCCGGAGGCGGACGGCGAAGATTCCTCGGGAGATTCGTCGGAGCGGAAGGCAGCCTCCACGGAAGACGACGCCGCCCACGACGGAC ATAACACCGACCAAGGATCTCAAGGCGGGCACAGCCTACCAGAGAGCTACCCTATCTGCTCTGACCACGACGAGTGCATCGCCCGCCCAGAGAGGATCAAGATCCAGAAAGGTTTCATGGCGAAGGAGTCCGTGAAGGGGCACATG GTTAACGTTGTGAAAGGCCTGAAGATATATGAAGATGTGTTCACAACAATGGAGCTCATGAAGGTTGCTGATTTCATCAATGAAATTCGCCAGGCTGGTAGAAATGGGGAGCTTTCAG GTGAGACCTTCATATTCTTCAACAAGCAGATCAAAGGGAATAAGAGAGAGATCATTCAGCTCGGTGTCCCACTATTTCAACATACCACAGAGGAAACCAATT GTCATATAGAACCAATCCCAGTTGTCCTGCAGGCTGTCATCGACCACCTTGTTCTTTGGCGCTTAATACCAGAAAGCAGGAAACCAAACAGTGTCATCATCAATTTCTTCGATGAG GAGGAGCACTCGCAGCCCTACTTCAAGCCTCCCCACCTGGACAACCCCATTTCCACTCTCCTGCTGTCTGAAACCTCAATGGCATTTGGAAGGTCACTTGTCACTGACAGCAACGGCAACTACAAGGGACCCCTCACACTCTCACTGAAGCAAGG GTCACTTCTGGTGATGCGCGGGAACAGCGCGGACATGGCGCGCCACGTCGTGTGCCCGTCGTCCAACCGCCGCGTGAGCATCACGTTCGTGAGGGTGAGGCCATCAACTCCGGTGGACCTCAGCCCGCTCCCGTCGCCCACCAAGGCCATGACGCTCTGGCAGCCTCCCCCGACTGCGGCAACGGCCGGCATGCAGAAACCGCCTCACGGCAGCAACGGCGCCATCATCGGCTACTGCCCGGCGCCACAGGCCATGCTCGCCCCGGCTTGGGGCATGGCCGTGCGCGCGGCACCCGTCATGATGGTCGCCGCGCCGGCGAGGCCAATGGTGATGGCGCCCTCCAGCAACATCAACAAGAGGATGGGGCGCGGCGGCACCGGCGTGTTCCTGCCGTGGACGGTGGGGCCCAAGAGGTACAACAAGCACCTCCCCCCGCGCATCCAGAAGCGCCGGTTCTCGGCGATGATGTCGCCCATAGAGTCGCAGGGCTGA
- the LOC125530417 gene encoding RNA demethylase ALKBH10B-like isoform X1 has translation MTTPAAGAPGSPVAAPDQVAARDAVIGWYRGEFAAANAVIDALCGHLAQIGGADYDAVFAALHRRRLNWFPVLHMQKFYSVADVAAELRRVSEARAAAAAAYSEEEAASTVIHEPMDELVVTVAAEPDPEPEREHEPIPEAQPDVSVNPVVAVHPVAADHEPEADGEDSSGDSSERKAASTEDDAAHDGPDNTDQGSQGGHSLPESYPICSDHDECIARPERIKIQKGFMAKESVKGHMVNVVKGLKIYEDVFTTMELMKVADFINEIRQAGRNGELSGETFIFFNKQIKGNKREIIQLGVPLFQHTTEETNCHIEPIPVVLQAVIDHLVLWRLIPESRKPNSVIINFFDEEEHSQPYFKPPHLDNPISTLLLSETSMAFGRSLVTDSNGNYKGPLTLSLKQGSLLVMRGNSADMARHVVCPSSNRRVSITFVRVRPSTPVDLSPLPSPTKAMTLWQPPPTAATAGMQKPPHGSNGAIIGYCPAPQAMLAPAWGMAVRAAPVMMVAAPARPMVMAPSSNINKRMGRGGTGVFLPWTVGPKRYNKHLPPRIQKRRFSAMMSPIESQG, from the exons ATGACGACACCGGCGGCGGGGGCCCCGGGGTCACCGGTGGCGGCGCCGGATCAGGTGGCGGCCAGAGACGCCGTGATCGGGTGGTACCGCGGCGAGTTCGCGGCCGCCAACGCCGTGATCGACGCGCTCTGCGGCCACCTCGCGCAGATCGGCGGGGCCGACTACGACGCCGTCTTCGCcgcgctccaccgccgccgcctcaaCTGGTTCCCCGTCCTCCACATGCAGAAGTTCTACTCCGTCGCCGACGTCGCCGCCGAGCTCCGCCGCGTCTCCGAGGCccgcgccgccgcggccgccgcctacTCCGAGGAGGAGGCCGCGTCCACGGTGATCCACGAGCCCATGGACGAGCTCGTCGTCACCGTTGCCGCGGAGCCGGACCCCGAGCCCGAGCGCGAGCACGAGCCGATACCGGAGGCGCAGCCCGACGTCTCCGTCAACCCCGTCGTCGCCGTCCACCCCGTCGCGGCGGACCACGAGCCGGAGGCGGACGGCGAAGATTCCTCGGGAGATTCGTCGGAGCGGAAGGCAGCCTCCACGGAAGACGACGCCGCCCACGACGGAC CAGATAACACCGACCAAGGATCTCAAGGCGGGCACAGCCTACCAGAGAGCTACCCTATCTGCTCTGACCACGACGAGTGCATCGCCCGCCCAGAGAGGATCAAGATCCAGAAAGGTTTCATGGCGAAGGAGTCCGTGAAGGGGCACATG GTTAACGTTGTGAAAGGCCTGAAGATATATGAAGATGTGTTCACAACAATGGAGCTCATGAAGGTTGCTGATTTCATCAATGAAATTCGCCAGGCTGGTAGAAATGGGGAGCTTTCAG GTGAGACCTTCATATTCTTCAACAAGCAGATCAAAGGGAATAAGAGAGAGATCATTCAGCTCGGTGTCCCACTATTTCAACATACCACAGAGGAAACCAATT GTCATATAGAACCAATCCCAGTTGTCCTGCAGGCTGTCATCGACCACCTTGTTCTTTGGCGCTTAATACCAGAAAGCAGGAAACCAAACAGTGTCATCATCAATTTCTTCGATGAG GAGGAGCACTCGCAGCCCTACTTCAAGCCTCCCCACCTGGACAACCCCATTTCCACTCTCCTGCTGTCTGAAACCTCAATGGCATTTGGAAGGTCACTTGTCACTGACAGCAACGGCAACTACAAGGGACCCCTCACACTCTCACTGAAGCAAGG GTCACTTCTGGTGATGCGCGGGAACAGCGCGGACATGGCGCGCCACGTCGTGTGCCCGTCGTCCAACCGCCGCGTGAGCATCACGTTCGTGAGGGTGAGGCCATCAACTCCGGTGGACCTCAGCCCGCTCCCGTCGCCCACCAAGGCCATGACGCTCTGGCAGCCTCCCCCGACTGCGGCAACGGCCGGCATGCAGAAACCGCCTCACGGCAGCAACGGCGCCATCATCGGCTACTGCCCGGCGCCACAGGCCATGCTCGCCCCGGCTTGGGGCATGGCCGTGCGCGCGGCACCCGTCATGATGGTCGCCGCGCCGGCGAGGCCAATGGTGATGGCGCCCTCCAGCAACATCAACAAGAGGATGGGGCGCGGCGGCACCGGCGTGTTCCTGCCGTGGACGGTGGGGCCCAAGAGGTACAACAAGCACCTCCCCCCGCGCATCCAGAAGCGCCGGTTCTCGGCGATGATGTCGCCCATAGAGTCGCAGGGCTGA
- the LOC125530418 gene encoding uncharacterized protein LOC125530418, producing MAQSLAMTAISRLRGAATHSCGGHWRRLFSRSPAACAPLLGHFHHPTPTPPSPKTLAPFPGVPTSASASASASAPLTSSSPRLSLDFIPPGFSLFDSHLGLLVLLKETEPYSYLKHPQILVCDPVSRRTALLPPGMVTCTFSKLVSVVILSRDADGPAGSGLCFRAAVVTLEDTSLRAFVATFRDGKCHWECLLRSQARCNVDQLERHCVRASRYLIWHIRDEGAVLTFDPETLEFGFVLAPPALDMGDHFVKYRVGVMPDGRFCFGSMSMDHENLELRVLGPEPKDGQNVWVLEREVCLVQAFDEMPQLPSSFIARCKCTWLSDMDAGRTGRVFIGTSGYGHYSYHLDSRKLERLVTDDGEEYGHPMFAYFSFPGSEAGSD from the coding sequence ATGGCGCAGTCGCTGGCGATGACGGCGATATCCCGCCTCCGCGGTGCCGCCACCCACTCCTGCGGCGGGCACTGGCGCCGCCTCTTCTCCCGCTCCCCCGCCGCCTGCGCTCCTCTCCTCGGCCACTTTCACCACCCCACTCCGACGCCGCCCAGTCCCAAAACCCTAGCTCCGTTCCCCGGCGTGCCCActtccgcctccgcctccgcctcggcctcGGCCCCCCTCACCTCCTCCTCCCCGCGCCTCTCCCTGGACTTCATCCCTCCCGGCTTCTCCCTATTCGACTCCCACCTcggcctcctcgtcctcctcaaGGAGACCGAGCCATACTCCTACCTCAAGCACCCCCAGATCCTCGTCTGCGACCCGGTCTCCCGCCGCACCGCGCTTCTCCCTCCGGGGATGGTCACCTGCACGTTTAGCAAGCTCGTAAGCGTCGTGATCCTCTCCCGCGACGCGGACGGCCCGGCCGGGTCCGGGCTCTGCTTCCGGGCAGCCGTCGTCACCCTCGAGGACACCTCGCTGCGCGCCTTCGTGGCGACGTTCCGCGACGGCAAGTGCCACTGGGAGTGTCTGCTTCGGTCACAGGCGAGATGCAACGTCGACCAGCTGGAGCGCCACTGCGTGCGCGCTAGCCGGTACCTCATCTGGCACATCCGCGACGAAGGTGCCGTGCTCACATTTGACCCTGAGACTCTGGAGTTCGGCTTCGTGCTCGCGCCGCCCGCACTCGACATGGGGGATCACTTTGTCAAGTACCGCGTCGGGGTGATGCCGGACGGGCGGTTCTGCTTCGGTTCGATGTCAATGGATCACGAGAACCTGGAGCTCCGGGTGCTGGGGCCCGAGCCCAAGGACGGCCAGAACGTGTGGGTGCTGGAGAGGGAGGTGTGCTTGGTCCAGGCGTTCGATGAAATGCCGCAGCTGCCCTCGAGTTTCATCGCCCGGTGCAAGTGCACCTGGCTGAGCGACATGGATGCCGGGCGCACCGGGAGGGTGTTCATCGGCACGTCGGGCTATGGGCACTACTCGTACCATCTGGACAGCCGGAAGCTCGAGCGTCTGGTGACGGACGACGGCGAGGAGTACGGGCACCCCATGTTTGCCTACTTCTCCTTCCCGGGCTCCGAAGCCGGCTCTGACTGA